A single genomic interval of Desulfovibrio sp. X2 harbors:
- a CDS encoding HDOD domain-containing protein, whose translation MGVINIEDVRPGMVLDRDLRPPQGRVLLKGGQAVGEEHLRICRIWGVAEADVRGVSAAQAKQSALESLDPDVLNILRLLAEWRFKATDRRHPAVRGLVRVFLERNARGLSRACAREAAVRLRGPKPTPGEMPPPQPPLDCEEMLGREQELASLPAVFNEIVEAVKSPRSSASHVAEVIGRDQSLSARLLRIVNSPFYGFSGRVDTLQRAVAIVGTIQITNLALGIAVTTVFSGIPPEFLDMRAFWEHSVSVGVLARLLATHVGTGGEERMFVAGLLHDVGRLAVFRNFPEHARRMVLLGAAECEPMDALERREWGVSHARVGSLLMAQWQLPENLQRVVDCHHAPGRAEAPAEAALVHVADLVAHALALGHSGTRRVPPLDPAAWKRLGIQPSLLPSLAAQAESQMRDILKILLDDDA comes from the coding sequence ATGGGGGTCATCAATATCGAGGATGTCCGGCCGGGCATGGTGCTGGACCGCGACCTGCGCCCCCCCCAGGGCCGCGTGCTGCTCAAGGGCGGCCAGGCCGTGGGAGAGGAGCATCTCCGCATTTGCCGCATCTGGGGGGTCGCGGAGGCGGACGTGCGCGGCGTCTCGGCCGCCCAAGCCAAACAGAGCGCCCTGGAAAGCCTCGATCCCGACGTCCTGAATATCCTGCGCCTGCTGGCCGAGTGGCGGTTCAAGGCCACTGACAGGCGCCACCCGGCCGTTCGCGGCCTGGTCCGGGTATTCCTCGAGCGCAACGCCCGGGGGCTTTCCCGCGCCTGCGCGCGTGAGGCGGCCGTGCGCCTGCGCGGCCCCAAGCCCACGCCCGGCGAGATGCCGCCTCCACAGCCGCCCCTGGACTGCGAGGAGATGCTCGGCCGCGAACAGGAGCTGGCCTCGCTCCCGGCCGTCTTCAACGAGATCGTGGAGGCGGTGAAGAGCCCCAGGAGCTCGGCCTCCCACGTGGCCGAGGTCATCGGCCGGGACCAGAGCCTTTCCGCGCGCCTGCTGCGCATCGTCAACAGCCCCTTCTACGGCTTCTCCGGCCGGGTGGACACCCTGCAGCGCGCCGTGGCCATCGTGGGCACCATCCAGATCACCAACCTGGCCCTGGGCATCGCCGTGACCACTGTCTTCTCCGGCATTCCCCCGGAGTTCCTGGACATGCGCGCCTTCTGGGAGCACTCCGTATCCGTGGGAGTGCTGGCGCGCCTGCTGGCGACCCACGTCGGCACCGGCGGCGAGGAGCGGATGTTCGTGGCCGGGCTGCTGCACGACGTGGGCAGGCTGGCCGTGTTCCGCAACTTTCCGGAGCACGCGCGGCGCATGGTCCTGCTGGGCGCGGCGGAATGCGAGCCCATGGACGCCCTGGAGCGGCGCGAATGGGGCGTCTCGCACGCCCGGGTGGGCAGCCTGCTCATGGCCCAGTGGCAGTTGCCCGAAAACCTGCAGCGGGTCGTGGACTGCCACCACGCGCCCGGGCGCGCCGAAGCCCCGGCCGAAGCGGCGCTCGTGCACGTGGCCGACCTGGTGGCCCACGCCCTGGCGCTCGGCCACAGCGGCACGCGTCGCGTGCCGCCCCTGGACCCGGCGGCGTGGAAACGGCTGGGCATCCAGCCGAGCCTTCTGCCGTCCCTGGCCGCGCAGGCCGAAAGCCAGATGCGCGACATCCTGAAGATCCTCCTCGACGACGATGCATAA